In Motilibacter aurantiacus, the sequence CGCCGCCGAAACCGCCGATGATGAAGTACATCGGGATGAGCACTGCCTCGAACAGCACGTAGAACAGGAAGACGTCCGTCGCCGCGAAGACCCCGACGAGGATGCCCTCCGTGGTCAGCATGAGCGCGAAGAACGTCTGCACCCGCCGTGCCCCCTGCACCTCGGTGACGTCGTGCCACGAGGCCAGCAGGCAGACCGGTGTCAGCAGCGCGACGAGCGCGAGCAGCACCAGCGCGATGCCGTCGACGCCCAACGCATAGCTGACACCGAACTCAGGAATCCACCTGTGGTACTCGGTGAACTGGAAGGTGCCGGCCCCGTCGGTGTCGAACTGCAGGCCGATCGCCACGACGAGCGCGAGCACGATGAGGGAGACGGCGACCGCCAGCTGCTTGGCCAGCAGCTCACGGCCGCGCGGCACGGCGGCCACGGCCACGGCGCCGACGAGGGGGACGGCGGCGAGCACGCTCAGCCAGGGGAACTCGGGATCGTTCACGCGCCGTCAGATCCTCACGAGGAGAAGGGCGCCGACCACGAGGGCGGCGCCACCGAGCATGGACAGGGCGTAGCTGCGCACGAACCCGGTCTGCAGCCTGCGCAGCCGGCCGGAGGTTCCGCCCACGAGGGCGGCGAAGCCGTTCACCACGCCGTCCACGCCGCGGTTGTCCGCGTAGACCAGCGAGCGGGTGAGGTACTGGCCCGGGCGCATGAGCACGGCCTCGTTGACCGCGTCCTGGTAGAGGTCGCGCCGCGCGGCGATGGTGGCCGGGGAGCCCACCGGGGCGACGACCGGGACCTCGCGCCGCCCGTACTGCAGCCAGGCCCCCGCCGCGCCACCTGCCACGACGAGCAGCGTCAGCAGGGTCACGACGATGGGCGAGAGCGTCGTGACGCCCTCCTCCTCGCCGTGCCCGCCGACCACCGGCTCGAGCCAGTCCTGCAGCATGCCGCCGTACGCCAGCACCCCGCCGAGGAACACCGAGCCGAGCGCCAGCACGACCATCGGGGCGGTCATGACCGCCGGCGCCTCGTGCGGGTGGGCGTCGTCGGCCCAGCGGCGCGGGCCGAAGAAGGTCATCACCATCACGCGGGTCATGTAGAACGCGGTGATGCCGGCCCCGAGCAGCGCCACGACGCCGAGCGTCCAGCCCTTGACACCGCCCTCGTGGAACGCGGTCTCGATGATCTTGTCCTTGCTCCAGAAGCCGGACAGCAGCGGGAAGCCGATGATCGCGAGGTAGCCGAGCCCGAAGGTCACGAAGGTCACCGGCATGACCGAGCGCAGCCCGCCGAAGCGGCGCATGTCGGTGGTGTCGTTCATTGCGTGCATGACGGACCCGGCGCCGAGGAAGAGCCCGGCCTTGAAGAAGCCGTGGGTCAGCAGGTGGAAGACCGCCACCGCGTACCCCGCCGGCCCGAGCCCGGCTGCGAGGACCATGTAGCCGATCTGGCTCATCGTCGAGGCCGCGAGCGCCTTCTTGATGTCGTCCTTGGCCAGGCCGATCACGGCCCCGAAGACCAGCGTGACCGCGCCCACGATCGCCACGACCAGCTGTGCCGTGGGGGCGAGGTCGAAGATCGGCCCGGAGCGGACGATGAGGTAGACGCCGGCGGTGACCATCGTGGCGGCATGGATGAGCGCCGAGACCGGCGTCGGGCCGGCCATGGCGTCGCCGAGCCAGGACTGCAGCGGCAGCTGCGCGGACTTGCCGCAGGCCGCCAGCAGGAGCAGCAGGCCGATGGCCGTGAGCGTCCCCTCGCCGGCCCCGGCCGCGGCGGCGTGCACCCGCACGAAGTCCGTGGCGCCGAAGGTGGTGAACATCAGGATGATCGCGAGCGACATGCCGACGTCGCCGACCCGGTTGGCGACGAACGCCTTCTTCGCCGCCGTGGCGTAGGCCGGGTTGCGCCCCCAGAACCCGATCAGCAGGTACGACGCGAGGCCGACGCCCTCCCAGCCGATGTAGACCGTGAAGTAGTCCGACCCGAGGACGAGCAGCAGCATCGCCGCGACGAAGAGGTTGAGGTAGGCGAAGAACCGGCGCCGGTCGGGGTCGCGCGCCATGTAGCCGATCGAGTAGACGTGGATCAGCGTGCCGACGCCGGTGATGAGCAGCACGAACGCCATCGACAGCTGGTCCAGCTGCAGCGCGATGTCGACGTGGAAGCGCCCGACGTCGATCGCGGTCCAGAGCTTCTGGACCGTCGCGCGCTCGGCGGCGTCGCGCCCGATCATGTCCAGCCAGAGCACCAGCGCCACGACGAAGGACGCCGCCGAGGCGAGCGTCCCGAGCAGGTGCCCGAACCCGTCCGTGCGGCGGCCGCCGAGCAGCAGGACCGTCGCCCCCGCGATCGGGAAGGCGAGCAGCAGCCACGTCAGGTCGGCGGTGCCGCTGGCCTGCGCCACGGACGCGGGCTCGGCGGCCGCCAGCACCGGCGCGTACGGGAAGCTCACGTCGTCTCTCCGTCAGTCACTGCGGGTCCGTCCGTCTCAGTACTTGAGGAGGTTGGCGTCGTCGACCGAGGTGGACCGCCGCGTCCGGAAGATCGTCACGATGATGGCGAGCCCCACCACGACCTCCGCCGCGGCCACCACCATCACGAAGAACGCGATGACCTGGCCGTCGAGGTTGCCGTGGATGCGGGCGAAGGTGACGAAGGCCAGGTTGGTGGCGTTGAGCATCAGCTCCACGCACATGAAGACCACGATGGCGTTGCGCCGCAGCAGCACGCCTGCCGCGCCGATCGTGAAGAGGATCGCGGACAGGTACAGGTAGTTCTGCACGCCCATCAGTAGCGCCCTCCGTGCGGCGGCTCCGGGCGCACGTCCTCCGGCGCCTCTCCGGCCTCGAGCGACCGCTGCTCCGTGGCCTCGACCTCGGGGGCCGCCTCGCGGACGTCGCCGCGCGCCACGAGCACGCGGGACACCGACAGGTCCGCGGTGCTCCCGTCGGGCAGCAGCGCCGGGAAGTCGACGGCATTGTGCCGCGCGTACACGCCGGGGGGAGGCAGCGGGCCGGGGTGCTCGTCGGAGCGGAACCGTTCCTCCGACAGCTCGCGCTGGGTCTTGCGCGCCGTGAGCCGCTCGCGGTGCGCCAGCACCATCGCGCCGACGGCCGCGGTGATGAGCAGCGCGCTCGTCACCTCGAAGGCCAGCACGTAGTCGGTGAAGAGCAGCCGGGCGATGCCCTCGACGTTGCCGTCGGCGTTGGCCGCCCCGAGCCCGACGACCGTGACGTCGTCGAACGCGGCCGAGCCGAGGGCGCCCACGAGCAGCACGCCGAACCCCAGAGCGAGCAGCAGCCCGGTGAGCCGCTGCCCGCGCAGGGTCTCGACCAGAGAGTCGCTGGAGTCGACGCCCACGAGCATGAGGACGAACAGGAAGAGCATCATCACGGCGCCGGTGTAGACGACGACCTGCACCACGCCGAGGAACGGCCCGCTCTGGGCGAGGTAGAACACGGCGAGGACCATCATGGTCAGCGCGAGCAGCAGAGCCGAGTGGACCGCCTTGCGCACGAACAGCATCGCCAGCGCCGCGAGGACCGCGATCGGCCCCAGCACCCAGAAGCCGAACGCCTCGGCCCCCGAGGTCTGCTGGGCCGCGGCGAGCAGCGGGTCGGGGCTCACAGCGGTGCCTCCTCGGCGGGCGTGACGATCGGCCGGCCCGCACGCTCGGCGGCGTACCGGATCTGGGCGTCGGTCGCCCCGGACACCCGGCCGCCGTAGTAGTCGTCCGCGTCTGTGCCCTCGACCATCGGGTGCGGCGCGGGCACCATGCCCGAGAGCATGGGGCCGAGCAGGTCCTGCTTCTCGAAGATGAGGTCGGCCCGTGAGGTGTCCGCCAGCTCGTACTCGTTGGTCATCGTGAGCGCGCGCGTGGGGCAGGCCTCGATGCACAGGCCGCAGAAAATACAGCGGAGGTAGTTGATCTGGTAGACGCGGCCGTAGCGCTCACCGGGGGAGTAGCGCTCCTCCTCGGTGTTGTCGGCGCCCTCGACGTAGATCGCGTCCGCCGGGCAGGCCCAGGCGCAGAGCTCGCAGCCGATGCACTTCTCCAGCCCGTCCGGGTAGCGGTTGAGCTGGTGCCGGCCGTGGAACCGCGGCGCGGTCGGCTTCTTCTCCTCGGGGTACTGCTCGGTCACGACCTTCTTGAACATCGTCGAGAACGTGACGCCGAAGCCCTTGACCGGGTCGAGAGCGCCCGGCTGGGGGCGGTCCGCCCCGGCGGGGGCCGTCGTCCCGGCCGGACGGGTCGCGGGTGTGCGTTCCTCAGCCACGGTCGCCCTCCTGCGCTGCGTCGGTCTCGGTCGCACGTCCCTGCTCGCCCGCGCGGGCCGCCCCGGCGTACGCCGGCTCGTCCGGGCCCTGGCCCGGCAGCGGGGGCACCGGGAAGCCCCCGGCGAAGGCGTCGCGCTGCGTGGGGGCCGTGCGCACCTGGAGCCGGGTGGACTCCCGGCGGGCGGCCACGGCGTCCCACACGAAGCTCAGCACCAGCCCGACGATCAGCACGCCGGCGAAGGTGAACAGCAGCGTGCGGGTGTCGACGTCGGTCTCGCGCCGCACGGTCATCACGGTCGCCAGCAGCACGATCCAGGCCAGCGAGGCCGGGATCAGCCCCTTCCAGCCCAGCTTCATGAACTGGTCGTAGCGCAGCCGGGGCAGGGTGCCGCGCAGCCACACGAACAC encodes:
- the nuoL gene encoding NADH-quinone oxidoreductase subunit L, with translation MAQASGTADLTWLLLAFPIAGATVLLLGGRRTDGFGHLLGTLASAASFVVALVLWLDMIGRDAAERATVQKLWTAIDVGRFHVDIALQLDQLSMAFVLLITGVGTLIHVYSIGYMARDPDRRRFFAYLNLFVAAMLLLVLGSDYFTVYIGWEGVGLASYLLIGFWGRNPAYATAAKKAFVANRVGDVGMSLAIILMFTTFGATDFVRVHAAAAGAGEGTLTAIGLLLLLAACGKSAQLPLQSWLGDAMAGPTPVSALIHAATMVTAGVYLIVRSGPIFDLAPTAQLVVAIVGAVTLVFGAVIGLAKDDIKKALAASTMSQIGYMVLAAGLGPAGYAVAVFHLLTHGFFKAGLFLGAGSVMHAMNDTTDMRRFGGLRSVMPVTFVTFGLGYLAIIGFPLLSGFWSKDKIIETAFHEGGVKGWTLGVVALLGAGITAFYMTRVMVMTFFGPRRWADDAHPHEAPAVMTAPMVVLALGSVFLGGVLAYGGMLQDWLEPVVGGHGEEEGVTTLSPIVVTLLTLLVVAGGAAGAWLQYGRREVPVVAPVGSPATIAARRDLYQDAVNEAVLMRPGQYLTRSLVYADNRGVDGVVNGFAALVGGTSGRLRRLQTGFVRSYALSMLGGAALVVGALLLVRI
- the nuoK gene encoding NADH-quinone oxidoreductase subunit NuoK, which codes for MGVQNYLYLSAILFTIGAAGVLLRRNAIVVFMCVELMLNATNLAFVTFARIHGNLDGQVIAFFVMVVAAAEVVVGLAIIVTIFRTRRSTSVDDANLLKY
- a CDS encoding NADH-quinone oxidoreductase subunit J encodes the protein MSPDPLLAAAQQTSGAEAFGFWVLGPIAVLAALAMLFVRKAVHSALLLALTMMVLAVFYLAQSGPFLGVVQVVVYTGAVMMLFLFVLMLVGVDSSDSLVETLRGQRLTGLLLALGFGVLLVGALGSAAFDDVTVVGLGAANADGNVEGIARLLFTDYVLAFEVTSALLITAAVGAMVLAHRERLTARKTQRELSEERFRSDEHPGPLPPPGVYARHNAVDFPALLPDGSTADLSVSRVLVARGDVREAAPEVEATEQRSLEAGEAPEDVRPEPPHGGRY
- the nuoI gene encoding NADH-quinone oxidoreductase subunit NuoI, whose protein sequence is MAEERTPATRPAGTTAPAGADRPQPGALDPVKGFGVTFSTMFKKVVTEQYPEEKKPTAPRFHGRHQLNRYPDGLEKCIGCELCAWACPADAIYVEGADNTEEERYSPGERYGRVYQINYLRCIFCGLCIEACPTRALTMTNEYELADTSRADLIFEKQDLLGPMLSGMVPAPHPMVEGTDADDYYGGRVSGATDAQIRYAAERAGRPIVTPAEEAPL